Part of the Archangium lipolyticum genome, TGCCAGCGCTCCAGTTGCGACTGCGGCAGCTGGAAGCAGATGGCGTTGTTCACCGTGCCGCCACCGCCGACACACGCGCCCTGGAGCACGGTGACGGCGCCGCTGAGCGCCTCCTCGGAGCCTTCATCATTCGCCACCTGCAGGCCCGAGCGCTTGTACAGCCGCGCCGTCATGGTCAGGTCGTCGGTGCTCATGTCCCGCTCGGCCACATAGGGACCCGCCTCCAGCAGGAGCACGCTCTTGCCCGCGGCTGTCAGGCGCTCGGCCAGGATGGAGCCCGCCACTCCCGATCCGACGATGGCCACGTCATAGGTGCGCGCCTCGGGCATGCGCCGGATGGGCAACACCCGCTGGTGCTTGGGCTCGAAGACCGGGCGCTTGTAGCCCACCAGCGCGTCCGTCTTCGGATGCGCGAAGTACGGCAGCGCCACCATCTGGAACATCAGCTCGAAGGTGGTGCGCAGCCAGCTTCCCTCGGTGCGGTTGAGCGTCTCGCGCACCCACTTCTCCAGCTCGGGCAGGAACCCCTGCGCAATGGGCGCGAAGGTGCCCAGCACATCCAACCGCGTGCGGATGTCGTTGAGGTCCTCCGCCTTGGAGGTCCGGATGAAGCTCTGAAGGTTGAGGATGACGTCGCGCGTGGTGGGGCCGGGGCGCGGGAGCGGCTTTGGCAGCATCACCGCCGCGATCAGCGACAGGGCGCGCCACTGCACGGGCGAGAGGTACCGGTCCCTGTCCACACTGAACAGGAAGGGGATGTTCTCGTACACCTGGCTGAGCTGGTCGTTCATGAAGGTCAGGAACGCCGCGGTCGCCTCGAGCGCATCCGCGGGCCCGCTCTCGTTGGTGGCCTGCATGGAGACAATCTGGTCCAGCAGCTCGGTGGGGAGCACCCGGGTGGTACCCGCCGCCACCTGACGTCCGGTGTCGTCGAATACGCGGATGAACAGCGTGGAGAGGTCCGCCGCCGAGTCGAAGCCCCGGTCATCCACCAGGCGCTTCTCTCCGGTGACGGCGTAGCGCCGGCCGTCGTCGGCCACGAAGCCGAAGGAGAAGTCGAACACCTTGCGCCGCCCATCCGGTGAGGTGTTCCGGTAGAGGACGATGGTGCCATCCTGGCCCACCGGCGTCCCCCGGTGCGCGTGCCCGCGCCACTCCACCGCGCCTCCGACGATGGAGGCCTGATGCACCCCCGCGTTGATGAAGTCGCGCAGCCGGGGGATGGCCACCTCCAGGGTGAAGCGGAAATTCTTCGACCGACCCTTCCCCCGGGCCGCTCCCTCCTCGGGTGTGGACACCCCCTCGGCGAGGAAGCCACTCATCGACTCCCGGAACCTCAACCCCACTCGGTCACTGAAGCTCATCACTGCCTCCTCACTAGGGACTTGGGTCGTCGCGCACCACGAACTGGAGCCGCATGCCTCGTAGCCGCGGCAGCTCCGCCACGGCGCGCTCTCCCACCCACTGCGCCGGCAGGTACTCCCAGGTCAGCACGGGGGAGCCGCCAGCCTCGCCCGGCCCGACATCCCCTGGCCGTTCGGCGGCAAGTGTCAGGTCCTCGGGGTCGGAGCCCACGGGCAGCGACGACAGCGGAATGGAGAGGATCGGCCCCTTGCCATTGGAGGGCTCGAGCATGGGAGAGATCAGCAGCAGCGGCCCCACCGGGGCGACGTTCGGCTCCGCGGGATGTCCCGGCCCCTCATCGACGCGCATGCTCAACAGGAGGCCCTGAGGGCCGATGGCTCCGGCGGGGACCTCCAGCCGGGGACCGCCCTGTGACAGCGAGAGACTCCCGCCAGAGGGACCGAGCGAGCCCGCGACGCGGGAGCCATCGCCCACCAGCGCCACGGTATTTTCAGGGGGAGGGGGCGGGGGGCCATCGGGCTGGATGTGCCATTGCGTACAGGCGCTCGCGACGAGCAGCACCACGGCCAGCCAGGCGTGCAAAGGTACGCGTGGTGCACGCTGAAACGCTCGCTCCCTCATGGTTCCCTCTCCGGTGGATGCCCGCGGCATGCACAGGACAGAGGACGTGGGCGCGACTTGTGACATCGCGAGAAGGACGCGTGCCTGGGGAGGAGGGCTGGCCTTCTACATCATGAGGTTGGCCGCCCGCTTCCGCCCGCTCGTCTCCATGATGAACTACCGTGATTCGGACAGGTGCCGGGTCGCGAGCCACTTCTTCCCGTTGAACAGGTAGACCCACGTGGCATTGCCCTCGCCCCAATCGACCAGGCCCTGCCGCGCCGTCTTGGGCTCTCCATTCGGGCCGGGCTTGGACCTTGGACCGTAGAGCTGGAGGCAGCTCACCTCACGCGGCAGCGCCCGCACCTCCCTCACCTGCCCATCACGCGTGAAGAGCACCCGCACGGGCACGGACTGGTTGCACGAATAACCCTTGCCCGGAAACGCGTAGTCCGGCTGGCCGTCCTTGTCGAAATCCCCCTGGACGCAGGGCCATCCGCTCGTCTTCAGGGTGTTCAGCTCCACGCCAATCTCCTCGAGCTGGGATGCCGCCGTGCCGGGAGTACCCACGCACAGGCACTTCCAATTCTTCTCCGGCGAACACTCCGGTTCCGCATGGGCGAACGCCACTCGCTGGCCGTCCGGCTCACCACGGGGTGAGGCATCCGCATATCCCAGGGCCGCCAGTGAAAGCGCCCAGGTCCACAGCCAACGCAACTCCATCACTCGGCGCTCCCGTCGTGCATTCATCGGGTTTTCTCCTTCTTCAGCCACCGGTCTTCGTATCCTTCCGGTCGTGCGCCGCCGCTGTCAGTTGCGCGGTATCGACGCGGACGAAGATCGAATCGCCCATCGCCGTCAGCGTGTCGCCGGCATGGACCTCGCAGATGATCCGGCTCTTGCGGCCGAGCTCGCCTTCGACCCGCGCGCGAAGGGTGAGCGGCCCCCCCATGGGCGTGGGCTTGATGAACTTGATGCCGAGGTTGCCGGTGACGCATTCGATTCGCGGCAGACTGCCGGGTTGGCGGCCCTCGGCGCGGTAGTGGTAGGCCATCGCGGTCCAGTTCGAGTGGCAGTCGACCAGCATCGCGATCAATCCGCCGTACACCAGGTCGGGCCAACCCGTGTATCTGGCCTCGGGGGTGTGGCTGGCCATGACGTGGATGCCGTCCTCATGCCAGTAGCTCTTGATGTGCAGACCGTGCGGATTGTCGCAGCCACAGCCGTAGCAGATGCCCTCTGGCGCGGCGAGTTCTTGCAGAGATGCGGTGCCCATTGTTTGTGAGTCCCTCCAAGGTGATGCTCAGCCCACCGCGCGGTGAGCCGCCGAGAGCTTCTCGAGCAGCGTGTCCACCTGGGCCGCGGTGATGATGAGTGACGGCGCGATGCGCAGCGTGTTGTTGCCCGCAACTCCGATGACGAGCCCCTCCGCGAGGGCCGCCTTCACCAGCTCGGCGGGAGGCCGCTGGAGCTGGACGCCCAGGAGGAGCCCCTTGCCACGCACCTCATGAGTGGGGCCGAAGACGCGGCGCAGGCCCTCCAGGAGCTGATGGCCCCGCTCCACGACGTTGCCCAGGAAGCCCGGCGAGGTGACTTCCTTCATCACCGTCAGTCCAGCGGCGCACGCGAAGGGATTGCCACCAAACGTGGTGCCGTGCAGACCGGGCTTCAGCAGCGCGGCCACGGGCTCGGTCGCGAGCACCGCGCCGATGGGGACGCCGCCGCCGAGCCCCTTCGCCAGCGACATCACGTCGGGGGTGATGCCTTCGTGCTGATAGCCGAACATCCGCCCGGTGCGGCCAATGCCCGTCTGGATTTCATCCACCACCATGAGGGCTTGGTGGCGCGTGCACAGCTCCCGGACCCGGGTCAGGAATCCCGCGGGAACCGGACGCACACCACTCTCTCCCTGGATGGGCTCGATGAACACACCGGCCACGTCATCCTTCATGGCGGCGGCGAGCGCGTCCACGTCCCCGAACGGAACGAAGTCCGTGGGAGGCAGGGGCTCGAACGGCGCGCGGTACGCGGGCGTGTGCGTGATGCTGAGGGCGCCGAGCGTGCGGCCGTGGAAGCTCCCCTCGAAGGCGATGACGCGGCGCTTGCGGCCCTCATGCGCCACGTTGCCCCACAGGCGCACCAGCTTGTAGGCCGCCTCGTTGGCCTCCGCTCCCGAGTTGCAGAACAGCATCCGCCCTGGAAACGCCTGGGGGACGATGCTCGCCGCCAGCTCCTCCTGCCCCAGCTGCCCGAAGTGGTTCGAGGTGTGGAGCAACGTCGCGGCCTGCCGCGACAGCGTCTCCACGAGCTTCGGGTGCGAATGCCCCAGGGTGCACACCGCCACGCCGGCGAAGGCATCGAGGTACTCACGGCCCGCGCCGTCGTACAGGTAGCAGCCATTGCCACGGACGAAGCTCACGTCCTGACGGCGGTAGTTCTGGATGAGGAAGGAGCTGGGAGTGGTGGTGACGTTCAATTCGGAAATTCCCTCGTGACAGGCCATGGGGAAGAGCGTCGGCCCGTTGATCGCGCCCCTACCATGCGTGAACCCGTGTGACGAGCCCCAAAACCTCCCGGGCCCCCTCACGCCAGGGAAGCCCCGGAGCGTTCACCCTCCTCGGAGGCTTCGGCCAATGGCCTCACCACCCCGAGCTGCCGCAGGTAGCCGAAGGTGTCCCACTCGCTCGTGTCCTCGACGAGCCGGCCGTCCTCGAACTCGGAGAGGGTGATGCCCTCCAGGGTGACATGCTGGCCTCGGGGCTCCACCCCGAGCAGCCTCCGAGCGAGGTTCCCCTCCATGTGCCACCGGATGATGACGGTGTCCCCCTCGGCGTAGACGGCGAGGATGCGCACCTCCAGGTTCGGGAAGCAGGCATGCAACAGCCGCACGTAGGCCTTCACGCCCGCGAGGTCCGCGCCCCCCGTGAGCGGGTCATGGCTCACGTAGCTGGGATGGCAGAGCTCGTCGAGCACCTCCACCCGCCCCGCTCCGTACACTTCCTCGATGATGCGCCGGGCCGCTTGCTTGAGGCTGGCCATGACACTCCTCCTCGGGACGGGCATCCCCTCCCGGACCCGTCCCCCATCCTCGAAGATAGGAACGAAGGACCGGAGCGCCGCGCTGGCCCGCCGTCAAGGAGCACGGCCACGCGAGCGCTGTCTGACCGGGACAAGCTGTCACGCGCCTCCGCGAGCACGGCCGCCAGTCTGTCCGACTGAGAGGCGAAGCGAACCACGGCTTCCCTCGAAGCCCTCCGTCCAGAGCAAGGGAAGACCGTCTGGCACACGCGCTGCAACCCTCGCGGCACGCGCCGCTGGCCGGACGGTGCATGGGAGGGATTGCAATGCGCACATGGATTCGTTGGGGAGCTGTCGCAGTCGGAGTGGGAGTGGGCCTGGTGCCGTCGGGGGGCCGTGCCGAGCAGCACGCACAGGAGCGGCGCACGGTGGCGTTGGCGCAACCGCTGTATGCGCTCTCGGGACAGTTCGGGGCTACCGTGGAGCACGCACTGAGCAAGCACGTGACGCTCGCCGCGACGCTCCAGCTCAACGCGCTGGTCGACCGGAGCACGTTCGGCTCCGCCTTGAACACCACCACCCGGCGCTTCGGCGTGGGACTGGAGCCGGGCGTGCACTTCTACCTCTCGGGCCAGGCTCCCGAGGGCTTCTGGGTGGGTCCGCACCTCGAGGCCTCGGTGCTCCAGCGAAACGATGTCCACGAGTCCGTCTCCCCGGAGGGGGCGCAGACGGTGAGGACTGGCTCGCGGACGCTCAGCTACGGAGGGAGCGCGTGGGCGGGCTACACCGCCATCCTCGCCCCGGGATTGTCCGCCCAGGTGGGAGTGGGGCTCGTGGCACTCGTTCGCGACACGGACTCATCCCCCGAAGGCATGTTGGGGAGCACCCTCGGGGGGCTGTCGGGTTCCATCAGCCAGAATGGCTGGTGGGTGGGCCCGCGCATGTCGGTGGGCCTGGGCTGGGCCTTCTGAGACGGCTCCTGGCGAGGTGCTAGAGGACCTGGTCGACGGCGCGGCGCACGCGCTCCCAGTCGAAGTTGTCCGCCGGGTCCGTCTTCCGGCCCGGAGCCACGTCGCGGTGGCCGAGGATGTTCTCCTTGGGCACCTTGTACGTCCGGGCCAGGTACGGCACGAGCTGCTCCAGCGCGCGGTACTGCGCCTCGGTGAAGGGCGTCTGGCCGCTGCCGTCGTTCGTTATCTCGATGCCGATGGAGCGCGCGTTGACGCTGGGAGTCGTCTCGCCCCGCAGCGAGGAGACGCCAGCGTGCCAGGCCACCTTGTTGTCCGGCACCAGCTGATAGAGGGTGCCGGTGGGTGACAGGAGGTAGTGCGCGCTCACCCGGCTCCCCTTGGAGCTGCGCAGCGTCGCCAGGTCCACCGAGACGCGGTTGGAGCCGGTGTGGTGGAGCACGATGACGTCGATGTCCACCCCGTTGCGCGACTCGAAGTTGGGCGAGGGCTTGGACACCACGGGCGGCTTGTGCACCGGCCTCAGCGCCTTGAGGAGCGCGGTGCGGGTGACGGGCCCGTAGGCGCCGTCCGCGGTGAGCCGCCAGTCGCGCTGGAAGCGCATGAGGGCGTCCTTCGTCTTCGGCCCGAAGTCCCCATCCGCCCTGCCCCCCAGGTACTTGAGCTGGATGAGCACGAACTGGAGCCGCTGCACCTCGAGGCCCTTGCTGCCCTCGGACAACGGGCCCTCGGGCAGCTCCGGCCCTGTCGGGGTGATGGCCACGGCAGGGGCATTGGAAGTCGGCGTCGGCATGGTCCTCTCCGGGTGTGAGGTACGGACACTCCGCGTCCAGGACGCATTATCCCCCCTGGACTGACCTGGCCGCGCGCCCGCGGAGGTCGAGGTGTCCGAATCCTATCGGCCCGGAGGCTTCCGGCTATAAGGCGCGACCGGAAGTCCCTCCCGCCTCACCCCACATCCACCCGAGGTCACACACCATGCGTCCAGCCCAGCTCGTCCCGCTCGCCCTGTTCCTGCTGCCGCTGCACTCCGCCCTCGCCGCCGAACCGGCCAAGGGAGCCTCCCGTCCCGCCTCCGAGGCGAAGCCCGCCTCCTCCGATACGGCGCTCGCGCCCCTGGTGAGCGCGGATGGCACGGGCGCGGCCCCCGGCGCCAAGGGGCTCGTCTTCGGCGTCAACCAGCTGCCGACGATTGGCGGCTTCTACTATGTGAGCCCCGTGGGCTCGGTGCGCGCCGGCCTGGGCTTCACCATGAACTTCAAGCCGGACGTCAACGCCCAGTTCGCCATCGACGCCAGCTACCGCCACCACCTGCTCACCGGCAACCTGCGCCCCTTCGCCGAGGGCGGCATCAGCTTCGGCTACTCCGGTGACGTCGACTTCGCCTTCGGCGGAGGCCTCGGCATCGAGTACTTCATCGTCCCCCAGCTGAGCGTGTCCGGCATCGTCGGCGCCCAGCTGCGCTTCGACAACGGCGGCGACTCCATCAGCATCCCCTTCGCCACCACCGGTCTGATGCTCAACGTGTTCCTCTGACACCGGGGGCGGCGGGAGGTTGACGGCCCGGGAACTTGCCGTTGTCAGACCCGGGCTCAGGATAGGCCTCCGTGAGCACTCAACGAACCGATCGGTGGCGTCAGCTCCTCTCCACCCACCGGGTGGGCAATCCGCAACACCGCGCGCCCGCGCCGGACAGCGCGGACGAGCGGACCGAATTCGACAAGGACTACGACCGCATCGTCTTCTCGAGCGCCTTCCGGAGCCTGCACGACAAGACGCAGGTGTTCCCGCTGTCGACGAGCGACTACACGCGCACGCGGCT contains:
- a CDS encoding GMC oxidoreductase, with the protein product MSFSDRVGLRFRESMSGFLAEGVSTPEEGAARGKGRSKNFRFTLEVAIPRLRDFINAGVHQASIVGGAVEWRGHAHRGTPVGQDGTIVLYRNTSPDGRRKVFDFSFGFVADDGRRYAVTGEKRLVDDRGFDSAADLSTLFIRVFDDTGRQVAAGTTRVLPTELLDQIVSMQATNESGPADALEATAAFLTFMNDQLSQVYENIPFLFSVDRDRYLSPVQWRALSLIAAVMLPKPLPRPGPTTRDVILNLQSFIRTSKAEDLNDIRTRLDVLGTFAPIAQGFLPELEKWVRETLNRTEGSWLRTTFELMFQMVALPYFAHPKTDALVGYKRPVFEPKHQRVLPIRRMPEARTYDVAIVGSGVAGSILAERLTAAGKSVLLLEAGPYVAERDMSTDDLTMTARLYKRSGLQVANDEGSEEALSGAVTVLQGACVGGGGTVNNAICFQLPQSQLERWQGVGFPIDTATLREAYLAMAREVGIKPMSESTAFTNPATRFLGGLGEARKPRVDEPPSPGLWENLVNLKDCQGLGLCNSGCGSERKLNAMQVHLPRALERDCHLVPNARVVDIHLSTRKGADGTRAVTSLVVDVEGVRVTVRAKEFILCAGAIASSALLLASSDVRQALGDRGVPVGRRFSANVGTPVFAFFDRVVHPRPSLQISHYFMPEEGSGFIIESWYAPPGSLAVAMPGYFEDHFQRMMNYARGVVVAPLVGVEPQGIITLDGKKQAHIRLPLAQDLGRFRQGIATVARAFLASTDLKPTEVVAGTRLGYRIRSEADVQAFIDALTSPAQLRMGTGHPQGGNAMSTDPAISVVDEQFRVRGLRNLRVCDASVFPDVAGVNPQWTIMALAHHCGRLMT
- a CDS encoding PaaI family thioesterase, which translates into the protein MGTASLQELAAPEGICYGCGCDNPHGLHIKSYWHEDGIHVMASHTPEARYTGWPDLVYGGLIAMLVDCHSNWTAMAYHYRAEGRQPGSLPRIECVTGNLGIKFIKPTPMGGPLTLRARVEGELGRKSRIICEVHAGDTLTAMGDSIFVRVDTAQLTAAAHDRKDTKTGG
- a CDS encoding acetylornithine transaminase produces the protein MNVTTTPSSFLIQNYRRQDVSFVRGNGCYLYDGAGREYLDAFAGVAVCTLGHSHPKLVETLSRQAATLLHTSNHFGQLGQEELAASIVPQAFPGRMLFCNSGAEANEAAYKLVRLWGNVAHEGRKRRVIAFEGSFHGRTLGALSITHTPAYRAPFEPLPPTDFVPFGDVDALAAAMKDDVAGVFIEPIQGESGVRPVPAGFLTRVRELCTRHQALMVVDEIQTGIGRTGRMFGYQHEGITPDVMSLAKGLGGGVPIGAVLATEPVAALLKPGLHGTTFGGNPFACAAGLTVMKEVTSPGFLGNVVERGHQLLEGLRRVFGPTHEVRGKGLLLGVQLQRPPAELVKAALAEGLVIGVAGNNTLRIAPSLIITAAQVDTLLEKLSAAHRAVG
- a CDS encoding ester cyclase; amino-acid sequence: MASLKQAARRIIEEVYGAGRVEVLDELCHPSYVSHDPLTGGADLAGVKAYVRLLHACFPNLEVRILAVYAEGDTVIIRWHMEGNLARRLLGVEPRGQHVTLEGITLSEFEDGRLVEDTSEWDTFGYLRQLGVVRPLAEASEEGERSGASLA
- a CDS encoding DUF3575 domain-containing protein gives rise to the protein MRTWIRWGAVAVGVGVGLVPSGGRAEQHAQERRTVALAQPLYALSGQFGATVEHALSKHVTLAATLQLNALVDRSTFGSALNTTTRRFGVGLEPGVHFYLSGQAPEGFWVGPHLEASVLQRNDVHESVSPEGAQTVRTGSRTLSYGGSAWAGYTAILAPGLSAQVGVGLVALVRDTDSSPEGMLGSTLGGLSGSISQNGWWVGPRMSVGLGWAF
- a CDS encoding peptidoglycan recognition protein family protein, encoding MPTPTSNAPAVAITPTGPELPEGPLSEGSKGLEVQRLQFVLIQLKYLGGRADGDFGPKTKDALMRFQRDWRLTADGAYGPVTRTALLKALRPVHKPPVVSKPSPNFESRNGVDIDVIVLHHTGSNRVSVDLATLRSSKGSRVSAHYLLSPTGTLYQLVPDNKVAWHAGVSSLRGETTPSVNARSIGIEITNDGSGQTPFTEAQYRALEQLVPYLARTYKVPKENILGHRDVAPGRKTDPADNFDWERVRRAVDQVL